The Intrasporangium calvum DSM 43043 sequence GGCTTAGTCCGAGTGATGCGAGAACGTCGGGCAATCGGTAATTCACGCCTATGTCCTGGACCTCGTACCACCACGCCTCGTCGCGTGGTGAGCGCATGCGCAGGGGGTCCTTCACCATACCGATGTTTCGAAACGTCGCTGCACGCGCGAGAACATCGGCATCAGCGGAAACAACTGCACCGCCCTCAGCCGTTGTGAGATTCTTCGTCGGAAAGAACGAAAAGGTAGTTACGTCAGCAAGGGATCCTACGGGCAGCCCATTCAAAGTGCCGCCGATGGAGTGCGCTGCGTCCTCCAAGAGAATGACCTTAGTGCCGCGTATAGCCGCACGAAGGCCGGGGGCATCGATCGGATGTCCCCCATAATCCACCGCACCGACTACTCGCGTGCGCTCCGTGAGCGCGGCGGCCACTGAGTCGGGGTCCAGGTTGCCAGTGTCCGCAGTCACGTCCGCAAAGACAACGTTAGCCCCGAGGATCGTCGCCGAGCTCGCCGTCGCGACAAACGTCAGCGGGGTGACGACCACTTCGTCGCCAGGACCGACCCCGAGAGCGGCATAGGCGGTGTGCAGCGCCGCGGTGCCTGAGGTTACGGATACTGCGCCGGGCGCGCCCGCCAGCTTGGCCAACTGCTGCTCGAAGGCACTCACCCATGGCCCTGTGGTTAGCCAATCGCTTCCTAGAACCTCAACGACCGCCGCGACATCGTCGGATGAGACCGAATGGCGCCCGTAAGGAAGCATCGTCAGAGATCCGCTGCGAGCAGGGCTTGGAAGTCCTCACGGGACAGCCACTCGTCGTTGCTGTCGGAGGTGTAGTGGAAACCATCAGGCGCTAACACCCCGGAGGCCGGCGGAGTGTATCCCCACGAGGCGAGGTCAGGCTGAAGGACGTAGCGCCCAGCCACGAGCAACGCGCGTCGCCCCTCCTCTGGAGAGATCATCTCTTCGTGCAGCTTCTCGCCAGGTCGGAGGCCGATCTCGTGCATTTCGGTACCCGGAGCCACGGCTTGTGCCAGGTCGACGATCCTCATCGACGGGATGCGCGGCACATACAGCTCACCTCCCTGCATCATTTCGAAGGAGTCCGCAACGAAGCGAACAGCCTGCGCAAGGGTGATGAAGAAGCGTGTCATCCGAAGGTCCGTTATGGGGAGCGACCTTCCTTGGGCCGCGAGCCCGCGGAAGAACGGAATCACGGAGCCACGACTGCCCATCACGTTGCCGTAGCGGACCACTGAGAACCGAGTCGGGTATGCCGCGGCATAATGATTTCCGGTGACAAAGAGCTTGTCGGCGGTGAGTTTCGTCGCGCCGTACAGATTGATTGGGGAGGAGGCCTTGTCGGTGGAGAGCGCCACCACCCGCTTCACGCCGGCATCGATGCAGGCCTCGATGACGTTCTGGCTTCCCACGATATTGGTGAGTACGAACTCCCACGGATTGTATTCCGCGGTGTCTACCTGCTTAAGCGCCGCAGCGTGGACCACGTAGTCGACGCCGTGCATGGCACGGTCCAGTCGGTGCCGGTCGCGAACGTCGCCGATGAACCACCTGAGGCGTGGATCGTGGTCGAACATCTGACGGACTTCATACTGCTTCAGTTCGTCGCGGCTGAAGACCACTACGCGCTTAGGGTTATGGTTCCGGAGCAGCTCGGCGATGAACGCCTTGCCGAAGGAGCCA is a genomic window containing:
- a CDS encoding DegT/DnrJ/EryC1/StrS family aminotransferase; its protein translation is MLPYGRHSVSSDDVAAVVEVLGSDWLTTGPWVSAFEQQLAKLAGAPGAVSVTSGTAALHTAYAALGVGPGDEVVVTPLTFVATASSATILGANVVFADVTADTGNLDPDSVAAALTERTRVVGAVDYGGHPIDAPGLRAAIRGTKVILLEDAAHSIGGTLNGLPVGSLADVTTFSFFPTKNLTTAEGGAVVSADADVLARAATFRNIGMVKDPLRMRSPRDEAWWYEVQDIGVNYRLPDVLASLGLSQLARLEAFSRRRREIHDRYSAGLGDLDALLLPPTRPGANPTWHLYSLRIRDGRRKQLFDHLRASGIGVQVNYIPVYWHPLYADLGYRRGMCPVAEEYYEQEISLPLFPDLTDADVDGVIELVRGFIRE
- the pseB gene encoding UDP-N-acetylglucosamine 4,6-dehydratase (inverting) — protein: MPDPTTGQPSVLHGSSILVTGGTGSFGKAFIAELLRNHNPKRVVVFSRDELKQYEVRQMFDHDPRLRWFIGDVRDRHRLDRAMHGVDYVVHAAALKQVDTAEYNPWEFVLTNIVGSQNVIEACIDAGVKRVVALSTDKASSPINLYGATKLTADKLFVTGNHYAAAYPTRFSVVRYGNVMGSRGSVIPFFRGLAAQGRSLPITDLRMTRFFITLAQAVRFVADSFEMMQGGELYVPRIPSMRIVDLAQAVAPGTEMHEIGLRPGEKLHEEMISPEEGRRALLVAGRYVLQPDLASWGYTPPASGVLAPDGFHYTSDSNDEWLSREDFQALLAADL